TTGGAGAAGGAATTGTTAAGCGGAGGAGCAGCGGGCGCAGGTTTGAGGTGCGGTCGACGCACTCGAGTCCTAAGATCCTCAAGTCCAACCGGAGGTCGCGCTACGGTCAGGCACTCTCGCCATTTGAcactgatgatgatgaagaagaagacgacgacgacgacgtGGTGGAGGATGATTGGTCCTCGCCCAATGTGAGCTTACTTCCGCTGCCTACTTGTAACTGTTTTCCTTCCTTTTATAAGcataattttgttttagttCTCTTCTTTACTGGCGAAAGATGAAAACGAAAAAGCATTTAAGACTTTCTGCGTCCTAGTTAAGATTCGACTCTGCGCTTTTTGGAAGCTCTCTTCACAGTTCTGGGTTTTCTAATCAAATTATTCGAAAGAGTCGACTTTTCCTTTTTACGAACTTTGTTCTTTTGCTCCTCTCGCAAGAACAAATTTTCAACTCTTTCAAAGTAATTGCTACTGCTTTTAGAAGTAGAACTTCTTTTTGATTCGTGCTTAGAAAGCATAAGATTTTTTACTCTGAAATTTTGTGCTAATTAAAATCAGACCGACTGTACTTTCTTTATATGTTGATTTCTGGCCACTGGAACTAATCGAACtgctataataataataaaaaggacAGTTAGATCTTACTTCGGACCCATTTTGGATTAGGAGCTATATCGAGCCAAATGGTTTGTATTAGACTTGTATCAGTGTGGGTTTGCTTGAGCGTTTACAACTATTTTGTATTGACGACTCCTATTTAGCCAGTGGCCATATTCACAATCATGGAGAATTATTGCTTTTGTTGTCGTTTGAACATCCAACCCAAAACAGTTGTGGGGTTCCTCTAACCCTGATGATCCAGCCAAAAGAAAAATGGCCAAATGGTCCTGGCACGTGGAATCTAAGAACATGTCAACCAGGCTCTGATCCAAAAGCTTAAGCCTGTAGGTGGACAGGCCTATGCTTAAAAACACCCATAACCATTACACATGGTAAATACATAATCACTTAAGCTCTGCGTTTGCTGGTGTGTCTGTAGTTGTTATGTGTATGCAGATGCAAAAGGTGATAAAACATGCCACTTTGATTTTCTGACATGTTTTGATATTAATGTGATGTCTCTACAGGATGACTTTGCGGAAACTGCAGAATTTGATGTTAATGGAAAGAGAGTAAAGTCCCAGAACAGACataaaacaagaaaaggtaACCAGAGACAATCAGAAAAAGACCGGGGTATCAGATCATCCATGTTTGGACAAAACCTCAAAGTTGATGAAGACCAATTGTATGTGAGAAATGGCAAGAGCACCTTCCAAAGGAGTGACATTGGAGATTGCTATCATGATTCAAAGAAAACAGAGGAAGTCAGATCCTTGGACATGAATGGCAGAGGGAAGGTAAGTGTACGTTAACATGATAGGCTGTCAAGTTTAAATTTGAACTGTACTGACATGGCGAAAAAACATTATACATGTTGTCTTTGATTACAGATGATGACAAGGAAATCTATGGAGGGCAAATATCCTCAGCTCTATGAAGAAATAGATTTGGATAAAAAATGTATGCCCCTTCTTGATTACTTGACCACCTTTGGGCTCAAGGAGTCTCACTTTATCCAGATGTATGAAAGGCACATGCCTTCCCTTCAAATTAATGTGTGTTCCGCTCAAGAAAGGTTGGAATACTTGTTGAGTGTTGGTGTCAAACATAGAGATGTGAGAAGAATACTTTTGAGACAACCACAAATTTTGGAGTACACGGTGGAGAATAATTTGAAGTCCCATGTTGCTTTCTTGATGGGTTTGGGTATTCCAAGTTCCAGAGTAGGCCAGATAATTTCAGCTGCTCCCTCTCTGTTTTCTTATAGTGTTGAGAATTCATTGAAACCCACTGTTAGATACTTGGTTGAAGAGGTTGGCATTAAGGAAAAAGATTTAGGTAAAGTTATACAACTTAGCCCTCAAATTCTGGTTCAGCGCATTGATATAACATGGAATACTCGTTATATGTTTCTGTCAAAGGAGTTGGGAGCTCCAAGAGATAACATAGTCAAGATGGTGACAAAACATCCTCAGCTCCTCCATTACAGTATCGATGATGGGTTACTGCCTAGGATCAATTTCTTGAGGGGTATTGGGATGGGTGATGCTGACATCTTGAAAATTTTAACGACCCTTACACAGGTTAATTTACTTCTCTATGCATGTTTAAATCTTTGCGAAATTCCTTTTCATCCTTTTTAACTGATTGGAATTGCTTGTGTTTGTTTTGGAAAAAACAGTTTAATCTTTCCATACTTACCCTCAACCTTATTCTAGACTTTCTAGgcataattttttcttctttcctgcTATAAGCATCGGTTTAATTGTCTTTTTTAATTCAATCTGCGTGCAGGTGTTATCTTTGTCACTGGAGGAGAATCTAAAGCCCAAGTATATGTACTTGATCAACGAACTTCATAATGAGGTGCGTTCATTGACAAAATATCCAATGTACTTAAGTTTGTCTTTGGACC
This Carya illinoinensis cultivar Pawnee chromosome 11, C.illinoinensisPawnee_v1, whole genome shotgun sequence DNA region includes the following protein-coding sequences:
- the LOC122281870 gene encoding transcription termination factor MTERF9, chloroplastic isoform X1, whose amino-acid sequence is MASFLSLYPFNTTPPFFLNVLDSHLIVQSFSCLIGEGIVKRRSSGRRFEVRSTHSSPKILKSNRRSRYGQALSPFDTDDDEEEDDDDDVVEDDWSSPNDDFAETAEFDVNGKRVKSQNRHKTRKGNQRQSEKDRGIRSSMFGQNLKVDEDQLYVRNGKSTFQRSDIGDCYHDSKKTEEVRSLDMNGRGKMMTRKSMEGKYPQLYEEIDLDKKCMPLLDYLTTFGLKESHFIQMYERHMPSLQINVCSAQERLEYLLSVGVKHRDVRRILLRQPQILEYTVENNLKSHVAFLMGLGIPSSRVGQIISAAPSLFSYSVENSLKPTVRYLVEEVGIKEKDLGKVIQLSPQILVQRIDITWNTRYMFLSKELGAPRDNIVKMVTKHPQLLHYSIDDGLLPRINFLRGIGMGDADILKILTTLTQVLSLSLEENLKPKYMYLINELHNEVRSLTKYPMYLSLSLDQRIRPRHRFLVALKKAPKGPFPLSSLVPTDECFCQQWAGTSLDTYLAFRQRLLLKEFAKKYEKKG
- the LOC122281870 gene encoding transcription termination factor MTERF9, chloroplastic isoform X2 — protein: MDDFAETAEFDVNGKRVKSQNRHKTRKGNQRQSEKDRGIRSSMFGQNLKVDEDQLYVRNGKSTFQRSDIGDCYHDSKKTEEVRSLDMNGRGKMMTRKSMEGKYPQLYEEIDLDKKCMPLLDYLTTFGLKESHFIQMYERHMPSLQINVCSAQERLEYLLSVGVKHRDVRRILLRQPQILEYTVENNLKSHVAFLMGLGIPSSRVGQIISAAPSLFSYSVENSLKPTVRYLVEEVGIKEKDLGKVIQLSPQILVQRIDITWNTRYMFLSKELGAPRDNIVKMVTKHPQLLHYSIDDGLLPRINFLRGIGMGDADILKILTTLTQVLSLSLEENLKPKYMYLINELHNEVRSLTKYPMYLSLSLDQRIRPRHRFLVALKKAPKGPFPLSSLVPTDECFCQQWAGTSLDTYLAFRQRLLLKEFAKKYEKKG